CTTTCCCTCATCACAGGGAGGCCACTGCCTCGCCTTGGCAGATGGTTTCCTTGTCCCAGGCTATGAATCTTGTTTCTTTGCTGCCCAATCTGCCCCGGGCCCTTGCCGGGAAGCAGAGAGGGCAGCGGCGCTCGGGGGGAACGGGTGGATCTTGTTTCTCGCTTATGTCACTTCATCCCAGTTACCTACTGGTTATGGGACTTGGCTTTCGTTTCCCTCTCGTCTCCACGACAGAGCCCACAACTCCAGTGAAGGCCAAGGAGGTGCccaagaggaagaagaaacccTATGGAAAGAAGAGTGAGTGATGTTTGATCAGTGCCCTCCCGCTCGCTCGCAGGCTGGGCCCAGTTAGAGGAACCTTGTCCATGTCCCTTCAGAGCAGGAGAGAGAGGCTTTATATTGCTGTGGATCTGACAGCACAGCTTCCCCCTCCCTAACTGCCCTGTTATgaaaggagcagggagctgtgtgTCTGGGAAGGATCTGTTTTgcagtctgttttctgttggcTGAGGTATAGATAGTGCTTGCTTCCAGGCATGAGATTGTGCTGCttttccctgcctgtgtctgtggtCAGAGGGAGATGGttggctgcagctggagggtAGCTGGAGAGCCACCCTGCCTGCTTTGTGCTGAGGGAAAGAAGGCCTTAAGGTGGCTGAAGAGGCCGGTAGTGGGGCTGGACTGTGTTATTGTTTCATCTTGTCATCGTTGTCGTCCATCGTTGCAGTAGCCGTGGCAAACCATGTGTAGAAATTCCTTCCTGGGGGGTGGAGAGGAGAGGACGTCTGAAGAGTATAAAGATGTTTAACTTCTTTGGGTTAAACATCAGCTAAAAATGCAAGTGTTAATGCTACAGTGTCCTCTGTGCCGTGGAGCCACCATGCCCATTGCCCAGGACTAAACCAGACAGGTAAGCAAAGCTGGCTCCAGAGTGGTTACAACAGAACCCACCCCTCAGAGGTTAAGCACCTGCTGGAGTGCATTGCCTTCAATGAAGGAGAACACAGAGGAGCCTGTTTAGAGGTGATGACTGTCAAGTTTTTCTCCAGTAGGCCATTTCTGTCGGGTAACCTGTTGGCAGCTAATGACCGTGTAGGTTGCTGGTTGGCCATGCTGGTTCCTGGCCGGTGGTTTCTCAGCACAGAGgggctgctgctttcccagaagaaaagaaacaggctTGTCCCCATGCTCTGTTATCTCTTTGTTAAGGAAAAAAGCTTCCTGCCAAGGCCTCCAACGTCAAGCAGGCTGTGAAGAAGCCTCCTGCCCCGAGGACGAAGCGAGAAGCAAAAGCTGCCAGCAAGACTTTGCCAGAGCCGGCTCCTGATGAGAGTAAGGCACCCACTCACCCCCCCTAACCACCACAGCAGCTCTCACTAGGTCATGGGTGAAGGCAGGGAAAAGGAAGCACAAATGTTCTTTCACAAATGTCTTTCCCCATTCCCCCAGAGAGAGTGGCAGAAAGCCTTTGCCTGcttttcctggccaggtttgcCACCTGAAAAGGTTTGGTGGCACTGGTACCTCTCAATACCTTGTTAGCGCTGATGCTTGAgggcctggctgccctcctgagcACTTTGGTGGTGTGAGGTCAGTTAGGGGACAGAGACAAGATGGATATGCCAAAGGTATGCTGTCAGGTCCCAGTCCCCATCAAGGCTGTTGCAGCTTGTGAGCATGGGCCCTCCTGCTGAGCATCAGGAGATGTGGTCACCAGGAGAGCAGCTGGACCACCTGCCAACCCTAGTGGGCATTGGGGAAGAGCGGGGGAGTGAGATGCTTTGTGCATCGGGGGATGGAGCCTCATGAAGGTCCCTGTTGCTCACACAGGTTTAATTTCCCCTGTGTAGACCCAAGCAGGTAGAGAGTGGACCACACTTGACTCATTACTCCCTTGGCCCCAGCAGCAGTTGtgtggggaggaggcagctaaacactGCCGGGTCTTTGGTCCCATCCTGCTCGCTGCTGTGCCCATGGACAGGCTGGTGCTgagagccagggctgcccgTGGGAAGGGGCCCTGGGGAAGTGGGCTGGAGGCCGGCCGCGTGTCGAGCGTCCGCATGGGCAAAGCTGGGTCTGGGGTGCAGCAGGGAGCGCGAGGCAGCCTGGGTTCAGCTCCCTGAttcatttctctgtctcttgcCAGTCATTGCTGTGCAGGTGAAAGAGGAAACCATCGACCCCTCAGTCGAGGAGTTTGGAGCCACGGAGCTTCCCGTTCCCATCAGCAGCATAAAACAGGAGGTCCCAGAGTGATCCCGGAGCAtcccccagctgcctgcagtaGCCTGCGCCTCACCTTCCGCCTCGTTGCAGAAGGGCCTGGCCAAGGGAAGCAGGAGACTAAGAAAGCCTCCCCTGTTGGGGGCagacccccctgcagcagcaccacagctctgctttcctgctgaGCAAGACAATTTCGCCCCCCGAGTTGTGATTGTTTTAAAGTCTCAGGAACCAGACCTGTGGGAAGGCCACGGGCACGCTGAGGGTGGCCACGGGGGTTGCCTGTGCCTGGCCTTGAGGGCGCCTGGccgagcaggagctgggggaaaggcgcTGCCCCGGCACCAAGGGCGGCTGTGGGCTCCCAACTGTGGCTGGCggggctgagctgtggcttTGGGCGCTGTGTGCAGGGCACAGGCGGCAGGAGATCCGCTGCCCTCGTGGGACACAGGCACTGCTGTGCCCCCAGCTCCAGGCCCCTGCCTCCAGGGCGGCAGGAGGTGAAGAGTGGAAGGAGGTAGAGGGAACAAAACCCCACCCAAAGGGACGATGATGCCTCCAGCGACCTTTCTGAGTGTCATCACTTCCTGCTTTTAAAGCCAGAACTGCAGCAGACGTGGGGCACGGGGCAGGGGGTTATTTTCTTAGCAGTCCTACTGTAAATTTGATCTTTGATCTGTTCCCCAAAGCCCCAGGAATGAAAACTTCAGGAGGCGGTCAGAagctgtttcttgctttctgaGCCGCCACAATCTTGGGCTTAGCcaagagggggaggagaagagggCTGCAAGGGGGTAGGTATAAATAAACAGGGGGTTAGGGAAACAAGTTTGAGTTGTGCAGTAGCGTTTTTTGGTGCACTGGCTACTTGCCAGTTCCCCAGAAAGGCTGAATCTCACAGAGTTTAAATCTGCTGTCTCACGTTCCTGGGAACTTCCTCGAGGTGGGGAAGTGTCGTGCCTGTTAGTGCCACGTGCCCTGTCTGACCCTACAGAGAAATGGTGGCTGCCCCAGGCACTGCCTTGGCCTCAGGCTCCCAGGTGAGAGCTTGTGATGCCACAGTAGTTCCTTCCTTTGCGCAGGGattcataaaataaatgttgGCAAACTAACTGTCTAGAAAACATGGGCTGGAGGCTGAAAGTAATTAATGTCATCTTCCTCTTGCACTGGAGGGGACAGGAAGGGCCGGGGCAAGCAGTGAACCATGAGTGGCAAGAAGTGAAGGGTCTGTGGCACTTTACAGCATGgtgaggattggaagggacctctagagatcatccagtccaaccccctggtTCCCCTCTATGAGATCACATAGAAAAGGGCCAAGGCAGCTctgggaacctccagagctggagactccacaccctccttgggcagcctgtgctccctcacctgaacagcaaagaagtttctccttgtgtttcagtgaaactttgtgtgtttcagcttatgtccattaccccttgtcctgtcactgggcactacaaaaagaagtgtcaccccatcctcctgacacccaccctttagtgTTGGTggggtcacccctcagtctcctccaggctgaacagtcccagttcccgcagcctttcctcataaggaagatgctccagtcccctgatcatcttggtggccctgcgctggattctctccagcagttccctgtccctctggagctgaggagcccagaactggacacaggactccagggcagagtagagggggagaagaacctcccttgacctgctggccccactcttcttgatacatcccagaatgccattggccttcttggccacagggcacattgctggctcatggttagttactgcccaccaggactcccaggtctctctctgcagagctgctccccagcaggtcaatccccagcctgtactggtgcatggggttgttccttcccacatgcaggactctgcacttgcccttgttgaacctcatgtcCACTCATCCCTAACTTACCCACAGGGAAggcccagggctgctgtgaAACCCCACTGGAGGGAGGCGAGGGGCAGGATTTTGATGGAAGGTCTGTCCTGGGCCATCCCTCCCTGCGTgtctcagcagctctgcctgtccTCCAGCTGCTAATAGATAGCGTAATGCAGGAGGATCTGGTTTTGGAGCAAAGCCATTGCActtctctcttcccctccctcctaCCTTGCCAAAACCACCACTCTTGTCACGTGTCTGTTACAGGAGGATGTTTTCCAAGTGCCTCTTGCTGTCTTCCTCCTGTTTTTTTACTGTAACAGTTCTGTTCCCCACATGGCTGTTTAATGGCTCAAGTGTTTATCTTTTAAAGCCTTCACAAGGGCTCAgtgatcccatcccacccatcTGACCACCCATCAGATTTTGCAGAGAATAGAAAGGTTTGGATCTGCTTATGTTTTAAttctggggagctgctgggaatgCAGGCACAGTTTTCACTGAGGAGCATGTGGAAGTTTCCTTGCTCTTAAGATTGGAGCTGGCACGGGATCTTGTGTTGATCCCACTCAGGGCTCTTCTGTCGTTCCTGAAGCTGTGAAAGCACAGCactcaaaaaacccaaccaatgCCAAAACAATCTTGTGTGttccaccttttccctcagggCTGGGAGGTAGGAAGCCTTGGGAGGAATGTGCCTTTGTCAGAGCTGTCCAAGCATGCAGCAAACGTGCTGCATTCCAAGGCACCCTGGGAAAAAACCTGTTGTGTCCTGCAGAAAACCAAACCCTACCCTACCTCCGTCTTTGTCAGACAAAGAGGAGTCCTGTGGCACAGCTCTCTCCTTGTGCCACGTCTGTGTTGCTGTGGTGGGGACACCTTGGGCAAAGCGCTCTCTCCAGACGGTAGGTACAGCCGTGCTTTTGCTAAGCTCCGCTCTTCTTGAAGCCTCGGGCTGGTGCTTTTCCTGATCTCTTTTTCTTGCTGGGCTGCTCAGGATTGGCTCCCTCAGCCTCGCCGGGgccccaggcagggcaggcttGGAAAGCGGTGTAAAGCTTCAGCCTCAGCCCCCGGGCTTCTGCAGGAGAGCCACAAGTGGCCCCTACACGGAGGTTGAGCTTGTCCATCCACCTGGAAACGGGACAGGAGATGAGGGAAAGGGACAGGATGGGGCACAGGGAGAGGTGAGACTGTGcccaggagcagagccaggTCACTTCAAAGGCCAGATGGCCTGGAGTCTCACTGGGTGACTTTGGAATATCTGGAAGTAGCCAAGGCTCCCTGTGTCCTGGCACAGGGTGCATGCCCTGTCTTGCTACCTTGGCAGAACCCCCAAGGTGGCTGATGTGCCCTGGGCTTCTGCCCTGCTGTGGCAGGACCCCCCATCCCCTGGGCTGTCCCTCCACACAGCACTGACCTGCGCAGGGGCAGGAGCCGGCAGTCGCAGTGGAAAGGCACGTCCCTCAGGTTGAGGATCTCCAGCCCCGTGAAGTTGCTCATGTCGGGAACGTTGCTCATCTTGTTGCTCTCAAGGTACAGGCTTCTGATCTTGGGGCCGAGGCCAGCAAAGGCACTTGGGGAAATctgcaagaaaaggaaggagtCAGAGGGGTCCTGATGGGGACAGGGGAGCTCACCTCTGGCCACATGGAAGAGCTTTAACACAGCAGCGCATGTGCTTGGGgacagcagagcccatctgtgagagactgactgCACCCCTCATTCCCTACATCCCCCACCCTGAGACGtgggggaggagatagagatactgggagcagtgagcagaccccaggaagaaaggagggatgggggagggagatcttaaagtgctggttgtatttttctcatcatcctactccctttttgctttaattccgttccgtttcttgtagaataaacttccctactttcctctctaagtcaagtactggagtctgttgtgcccagaaccataattggcagcgactcctccctgcccttgtctcaatccataaCAACCGTGTTTTtgctcccatttcactggggcctttGCCATCCTAACGAGACTAGGGGTGAGTGGGAgacaccgagtgagagactgtggtggtgctgctgtgctagctgggccaaaccacgacagacTCCTTTATAGGGCCACTAGCCCTGGGCATTGGAAGGACATCACACCTacagctgtgccctgtgctgtcCCTGCCCCTCGGGGAGTCCCCAGCCACACGCACCTGCTCCAGGCCCATGTTGTCCAGGTAAAGGTGCTGCAGGCTGGAGGCCACGGGCAGGAAGGCCCCCTCTCCCACACGCTTGATGGGGTTTCGGGACAGCTTGAGCTCGCTGAGAGCGGGCAGGCCCCGCAGGGCTGCCGTGGGGACCTCTGCCAGGCGGTTTCCCTCCAGGTGCAGCTTCTCCAGCATCTTGGCAGGAGCCAGGGCGGCAGGGGCGATGTGCCTGATGGTGTTGCCAGCGAGGTAGAGCCAGCGCAGTGCGGAGGCCCCGGCCAGGTCGCCCTGCGCCAGCTGCGCGATGGCGTTGTGctgcaggtggagggaggtgagGTGGGGCAGGAGGCGGAAGGCAGCGGCGGGCAGGCGGGTGAAGGCGTTGTGGTCCAGGTAGAGGTAGGCCAGGTGTGGGGCCCCCTGCAAGGCAGTGTCCGCCAAGGCAGAGAGGCGATTGTCGGAGAGGTAGAGGTACAccaggccctgcagcccccgcagcgccccaggctgcagctcctcaatgccgcagctctgcaggtgcagggacaccagctcCTTCAGACCCGGGAAGGCTCCTGGGGGCACCGTCCTGAAAGAGTTTTGGCGCAGGTCGAGGAGGCGGGTGTCTGCGGGGAAGCGCCGCGGGATCTCCAGCAGGcccctgtttctgcaggaccCGTGATGGAAATCgggggagcaggagcagccccgggGGCACCTTGTGCTACTGGCAGCCCCCGGCTCCGGCGTTGGcgcagcggggctggggggcgGCTGGAGAAGGCTGCAGCTCAGCGCCTGAGGCCGCAGGGAGGCGAGGGGGGCGGCCCCGgagggcggcgggagcggcgcaGGCCCCCTCCACCTGCACCCGTGCCCGGGCCAGCCAGGCGTGGAAGGGGCGcaggaggcaggagcagagcagggggtTGCCAGCCAGGCTGACCCGCGCCAGCCTCGGGGCCCCGGCCAGGGGCGGCAGCCCCCGCAGCTGGTTTCCGCGGAGGTCCAGCGTGCGCAGGTGGGGGCTGCGGGAGAAGGCCTCGGGCGCCACGGCCTGGAGGGATGCATGGTCCAGGAAGAGGTGTTTCAGGGAGGCCAtggccagggcttcctcagcCACGTAGGTGATGGGGTTGTGACCCAGGTCCAGCCGGGTAGTCGcgtccagcctggccagggcttcGCCGGGCAGCGCCTGCAGCTCGTTGTGGTCCAGGCTCAGCCTGCGCAGGTTGGGCAGGGCGGTGAAGGCCTCGGTGCCCAGCACGTGGAGGGTGTTGTGGGACAGCCGCAGCCACCTGAGGACCTGCAGACCCTGGAAGACCATATCTGGGAGGTAGACCAAGGCGTTCGCCCTGAGGTCAAGGAGGGTGAGGGACCCCAGGTGGCTGAAAGCACCTGGCTGGATCTCCTCGAGGCGGTTTCCCTGCAggatgagctgctgcagggatgaCAGCCCATCCAGGGACTCCTGGTACAGGAGGGCTATGTCATTGGAGGCCAGGTTGAGGTAGaccagcctccccagcccccgGAAAGCCCCTTCCTCCAGCTTCTCCACCTTACAGCGCTGCAGGTCCAAGTGGGTGAGGTAGGGGGTGGCCAGGAAGGCTCCCACCGGGATGCCCGTGAAGCCGTTGCCCCGAAGGTCCAGCATTTTGGTGAGCTGTCAGCCACACAAATGAAATGCTGAGTTaccccagggctgccctgcccacctccttcccccatccctcgcctgtgcccctgcccaccTGCGGGATGGTGTCGGGGATGGCTGTCAGGCTCCCGTTGCGGCAGAGCACGTGGGAGCGGAGGTTGTCGCAGACGCAGGGTGTGGGGCAGCGGGTGGCAGCCGCCCTCCCCAGCGGTAGGGCTGCCgtgagcaggagcagcccccagcacagcctcatgGCACAGAGCACCTGCAactggggaagggaggaagggcaAAGAGGGGTCAGGCTCCCAAACAGCATCACCTGCCAGCACTGAGCGCTATGGGGGCAGCTGCTGTGACCCGTTGGGGTAGATCCCTTGCTCTCACACTATGACTTTATAGGTTATAAATGAGAAAGAGAgcagaagaaggggaaaaaggagtATTTAGAGTGAAAAGTGAAGGTCACAGATAGCAGCTGTCCACCTGGAAAGAGTTTTTAGCCTGGTTATCTAAACTCCCTAAGGGAGGTTTGGGAGCACCGGTTAGAGgttcagcaggagcagagggtcACTTGTGGGGGACAAACCTGAAGCAGACAcctccctctttttcttcttctatcaCTAGCATGaaattgcctttgtttttttgcaGTACATCAATATTCTTCCTACAATCGAGGCTTATTTTTTGTAAGGCAAGGCAAGCACTTACAGCCCCGCTGAGGCTGTGCTCAAGCCAGTGTTCTGAACTgcctcctctctttcagttGCAAATATCTTCCCTTCACCACCTTGGCCACCTCCCAACTCTGTGCCTCCCACCCTTCTTGCTCCCCCTACCCCCAACCCCAAGCTATTCGTATCAAGGTTTTTGGAATAGATCTCCACTGTTTTTCTGCAGGAAGGATGGGTTGGTTTTGGCCAGGCAGGAGTGAAGCCCTGGGGTGGACGTGATGGAGAGGGGCCAAGACTGGGGATGAACACAGAGGAGATAGCAGTGGTGCAGGATGTGGCCACtacacacgcacacacagacacacactcccTCTCCACAAGCTATGGGGAGCGCCAGCAGAGGGGTCAGCAAAGCTCAAACCCAGGGACCCACCATGGTGCCACTCCCCTTGCCCATCGTGGCTCATCATGCCCCATGGTTAGCTTcagccagcagcacctcagcccttccctctctctcccatACTGGGGTCACCCCCGTcccacacagccactgctgAGTGCCCCAGTACCCTGTCCCCCACCTGGGCACCACCACGGGCCAGGCAGCATCCCATCACCCACTCCCTCCCACCCCTCTGGGCTTCACAAACCCAGGGGCTGGGGGTACCTGGACctcaagaagcagcagaggggaaAGCGGACCCCGCCACATCACATTCGGGAGCTTCTGAGCTCCTGTGTCTGCGTTTGCTCTTCTCGCTGGAGCGAGCTCTTGAATGAGACTCCTTGTGTCACTTTCCTGATAGAGGCAGGAATACTCACCTGATGACAGAATAGCAGAACTATTGGAACTGAGCCAAAAGGCAAAAGCGTGGGTGGAAAGAGAGCTCTCCTGGAGAGAGGTCAGCAACCCACAAACAGCCTCCCCTCAGCTCACAGGGTGGTGGGGAGCTAAAGCCCAGCGTGGCACAGCACCAGAGCCCCTGAGGGTTTTGTGCTGTTTCCTgggctctttttcctttcctggctGCATGTGTCAGGGGAGCTGCAGTGGTGTGAGGCAGGAAGGTAACATCCAGccaaaactgcagcagtaaGCCTGAGCAAATGGAAGCAGGCAGCTGGCAAGGCAGGCTGTGGGGCCATGCCACGTTCACAGCTCTCTGTATTTCTAACTTGCTTCACTGTTGTGTCAGAGAGGCCAGAGGTGGCAGTGTCTGTGTGAAATAGCATTTGCTCTCAGAAGGCTGTGGAAGCCTTCGTTTTCTCCCTTGACTCACTCATTTCCCATTAACTCTGCATTTCACCCTTCTCAGGGAACACAAGCAGATCTGTAGCCTGACAGAAAGCTGCCAGATGCGGCACCAACGTCTCTCTCCCCTTCAAGCCCTTGCCCTATTCGTCAGTCTCCACTAGTAGACCGGGTATGCCTTGTCCCAGGGCCACTTGTGGGCCATGAGAGCTTCCCCATCACCCTATGGCCAAAGCCTCCTTGGCCACTGCCTTGGGCCATCTGGCAacctctccctccctgcaggCTCCTGGGTGTCCTTAGTGCTCTTTGGTGCTCATACTTGTTGCCCGTTCAGCTCTCATACTTATCTCCATTCTGCTGTGTGGATAGGGGTGGGGGGATAGAGcatctttatgaggaaaggctgtttagtgtagaaaagaggagactgaggggggatgtcattaacatttacaaatatctaaagggtgagtgtcaggaggttgggacatcccttttttctaaagtagctagcaacaggacaaagggtaatgggatgaagctggaacacaaaaagttccacttcaacataagaaaaaactatttcactgttgaggtgagggagccctggcacaggctgcccagggagggtgtggagcctcctgcattggaggtcttcaaaacccacctgtacacctttctgtgtgacctgatctaggtgaacctgcttctgcaggggagttggactggatgatctgtaaaggtcccttccaacccctaccattctgtgactctatgattctatagaaAGTGTTGACCTGTCCTGGGTCTGGCATGACTCATCTTTGGAGCTCGGATCCAAAGATCCAAATCCATTGTGGCTGCTTTCAGAGCAATCTAGCACCTATCCCTTACAACTATGTTCCCACTTGTGCTAGTCTTGTGTGTTGCCCGCACTGGGTGCTCCTGCCAtactgctgctgtgtgcagtgCCCAAAGGGCATCCTCTGCTCCATGTCCAGTGCCAGCCGCTGTGCCATCACCAACACacagaatggtcggggttgAAATCAACCTCTAGAGATCTTCCaagtccagccccctgctaagTCCTGTAAGTTTTGTAAGGCAAGGCAAGCACTTACAGCCCCGCCTGAGGCTGTGCTCAAGCCAGTGTTCTGAACTGCCTCCTCTCTTTTAGTTGCAAATATCTTCCCTTCACCACCTTGGCCACCTCCCAACTCTGTGCCTCCCACCCTTCCCGCTC
Above is a window of Colius striatus isolate bColStr4 chromosome 1, bColStr4.1.hap1, whole genome shotgun sequence DNA encoding:
- the CHADL gene encoding LOW QUALITY PROTEIN: chondroadherin-like protein (The sequence of the model RefSeq protein was modified relative to this genomic sequence to represent the inferred CDS: deleted 1 base in 1 codon) codes for the protein MLFGSLTPLCPSSLPQLQVLCAMRLCWGLLLLTAALPLGRAAATRCPTPCVCDNLRSHVLCRNGSLTAIPDTIPQLTKMLDLRGNGFTGIPVGAFLATPYLTHLDLQRCKVEKLEEGAFRGLGRLVYLNLASNDIALLYQESLDGLSSLQQLILQGNRLEEIQPGAFSHLGSLTLLDLRANALVYLPDMVFQGLQVLRWLRLSHNTLHVLGTEAFTALPNLRRLSLDHNELQALPGEALARLDATTRLDLGHNPITYVAEEALAMASLKHLFLDHASLQAVAPEAFSRSPHLRTLDLRGNQLRGLPPLAGAPRLARVSLAGNPLLCSCLLRPFHAWLARARVQVEGACAAPAALRGRPLASLRPQALSCSLLQPPPSPAAPTPEPGAASSTRCPRGCSCSPDFHHGSCRNRGLLEIPRRFPADTRLLDLRQNSFRTVPPGAFPGLKELVSLHLQSCGIEELQPGALRGLQGLVYLYLSDNRLSALADTALQGAPHLAYLYLDHNAFTRLPAAAFRLLPHLTSLHLQHNAIAQLAQGDLAGASALRWLYLAGNTIRHIAPAALAPAKMLEKLHLEGNRLAEVPTAALRGLPALSELKLSRNPIKRVGEGAFLPVASSLQHLYLDNMGLEQISPSAFAGLGPKIRSLYLESNKMSNVPDMSNFTGLEILNLRDVPFHCDCRLLPLRRWMDKLNLRVGATCGSPAEARGLRLKLYTAFQACPAWGPGEAEGANPEQPSKKKRSGKAPARGFKKSGA